Proteins encoded together in one Kutzneria kofuensis window:
- a CDS encoding YdcF family protein, translated as MKHQVRPADIAIGLGSHDIGVAVRAVELFKDKTVPRLLFTGANAPTTIERFPRGEAVHYREYALTHGVPDEAILIETAATNTAENFQLSKEVLRQHRVEPSSAILISRPYQERRSFATCKKLWPELDVVCTSYRPPIDEYVAGIGDAQFVINMLVGDTQRIKIFADAGYAIPQDVPDDVQAAYVRLVEAGYTSRLIR; from the coding sequence ATGAAGCACCAGGTGCGGCCCGCAGATATCGCGATCGGTCTCGGTAGTCATGACATCGGAGTAGCTGTTCGGGCCGTCGAACTCTTCAAGGACAAGACAGTGCCGCGTCTCCTCTTCACAGGTGCCAACGCCCCGACGACCATCGAGCGGTTCCCGCGAGGCGAAGCGGTCCACTACCGCGAGTACGCCTTGACGCATGGCGTGCCCGACGAAGCCATTCTGATCGAGACTGCCGCCACGAATACTGCCGAGAACTTCCAACTCAGCAAGGAGGTTCTGCGGCAGCACAGAGTCGAGCCATCCTCAGCCATACTGATCTCTCGCCCGTACCAGGAACGCCGATCGTTCGCCACCTGCAAGAAGCTATGGCCTGAACTCGATGTCGTTTGCACCTCCTACCGACCTCCGATTGACGAGTACGTCGCCGGCATCGGCGATGCGCAGTTCGTGATCAACATGCTCGTCGGCGACACCCAGCGGATCAAGATCTTCGCCGACGCCGGGTACGCCATACCGCAAGACGTGCCCGATGACGTTCAAGCCGCTTACGTCCGTCTCGTCGAGGCTGGTTACACGAGCAGGCTCATCCGCTGA
- a CDS encoding type II toxin-antitoxin system HicA family toxin — MIKEIEADGWYHVRTAGSHRHYKHATKPGIVTVAGKPSSDIPTGTERNIRKQAGL; from the coding sequence ATGATCAAGGAGATTGAGGCTGACGGGTGGTACCACGTGCGCACCGCCGGCAGCCACAGGCACTACAAGCACGCCACCAAACCGGGTATCGTGACCGTCGCAGGCAAGCCCAGCTCGGACATCCCAACCGGGACCGAGCGGAACATCCGGAAGCAGGCAGGACTGTGA